The proteins below come from a single Tissierella sp. MB52-C2 genomic window:
- a CDS encoding PucR family transcriptional regulator ligand-binding domain-containing protein, whose protein sequence is MIKVKDLLEQFKDFKVLAGEEGLNKNVSTVSVMDAPDIYNWMKGGEFLVTTGYIMRENPLELKSLVIKLHENGAAALGIKVGRFIEKLPDEVKKIGDELNFPIIYVPKSYAFTDIINPVLSRIVNEQAKKLMMSEEIHKSFTQIVIQGKGTSHIVDTLYKILDKDIAFIDLVFNRNYIRYKSNGFKEDIENLGLKNILDKYYSYPVQIGSSIYGYLIMESLGKEPLEDLDNISIEHASTVLKLNIQKEISNHQIEQKYRDEFIQDLIINNIKTVEEANNRAALYGWKIENGLICLIVDIDNFKEKFITLENTQELEGERDKIFRLSNFKMKRSFKQCFYTIYSDNIVFLIEPDEKPIEKFVKKLENVAEELRKEIKENSKFTVSIGIGTYQESIIDVYISFVEAQKAVRIGRTVYEKDKIYSYSKLGVYKMLYNLSLEDDTNRFCSEYLQSLLDYDNENNSEYIETLKTIVKNDWNLKQASEEMFIHYNTIKYRFNKICEIIDLDLGNREDKFKIELCLKLMNMSKQYSLYMKTKI, encoded by the coding sequence ATGATTAAAGTTAAAGATTTACTGGAACAATTTAAAGATTTTAAAGTATTAGCTGGTGAGGAAGGATTAAATAAAAATGTAAGTACAGTTAGTGTAATGGATGCTCCAGACATATATAATTGGATGAAAGGTGGAGAGTTTTTAGTTACTACAGGATATATAATGAGAGAAAATCCTTTAGAATTAAAGAGTTTAGTAATCAAGCTTCATGAAAATGGTGCAGCAGCTTTAGGAATAAAGGTAGGCAGATTTATCGAAAAATTGCCAGATGAAGTAAAAAAAATAGGTGATGAATTAAATTTTCCCATTATATATGTACCTAAGAGCTATGCTTTTACAGATATTATTAATCCTGTTCTTTCAAGAATAGTTAATGAACAGGCTAAAAAATTAATGATGTCTGAAGAAATCCATAAATCTTTTACACAGATAGTTATACAGGGGAAAGGAACCTCCCACATAGTAGATACATTATATAAGATATTAGACAAAGATATAGCTTTTATAGATTTAGTCTTTAATAGAAATTATATAAGGTATAAATCTAATGGATTTAAAGAGGATATAGAAAATTTAGGGCTTAAAAATATATTAGATAAATATTATAGCTATCCCGTTCAAATAGGAAGCTCTATTTATGGATATTTAATAATGGAAAGTTTAGGGAAAGAACCATTGGAGGATTTGGATAATATAAGTATAGAACACGCCAGTACTGTGCTTAAACTTAATATTCAAAAAGAAATATCCAATCATCAAATAGAGCAAAAGTATAGAGATGAATTTATCCAAGATTTAATAATAAATAATATAAAAACTGTGGAGGAAGCTAATAATAGAGCAGCGTTATATGGATGGAAAATAGAAAATGGGTTGATTTGCTTAATAGTAGATATAGATAATTTTAAAGAAAAGTTTATTACCTTAGAAAATACACAGGAACTAGAAGGTGAAAGGGATAAAATCTTTAGATTGTCAAACTTTAAGATGAAAAGAAGCTTTAAACAATGTTTTTATACAATTTATAGTGATAATATAGTTTTTCTAATAGAGCCAGATGAAAAGCCTATAGAAAAATTTGTTAAAAAGCTAGAGAATGTTGCTGAAGAATTAAGGAAAGAGATTAAAGAAAATAGTAAATTTACAGTTTCCATAGGTATAGGAACTTATCAAGAATCCATAATAGATGTTTATATTAGTTTCGTCGAAGCTCAAAAAGCTGTAAGAATAGGAAGAACAGTTTATGAGAAGGATAAGATTTATAGTTATTCCAAATTAGGAGTATATAAAATGTTGTATAATCTTTCTCTAGAGGATGATACCAATAGATTTTGCAGTGAATATCTACAAAGCCTACTGGATTATGATAATGAAAACAACTCTGAGTATATAGAAACTTTAAAGACTATAGTTAAAAATGATTGGAATCTAAAACAAGCTTCAGAGGAAATGTTTATTCATTATAACACTATAAAGTATAGATTTAACAAGATTTGTGAAATTATAGATTTAGATTTAGGTAATAGGGAGGATAAATTTAAAATAGAGCTTTGCTTAAAATTAATGAATATGAGTAAACAATACTCTTTGTACATGAAGACTAAAATATAG
- a CDS encoding amidohydrolase family protein yields MYKTKVGMLKDVLASVKENNLSDPFKDLEKTGRIILKGGLVVDPKNNVEEVLDIAVLNDEIVEVGKDIYVEKGDMVINCEGLLVTPGIVDMHLHLGDLFEISTDPMYGAVANGVTMGLSPGAGNTFMAPALLGAEVDRGLPVNIGVYQGAASVLSTMLSVEELIKLYKGELDEETASSRMTRNAITNTTAPLVVGIKDHMGHFIMPDENIDKIFEITSKAKLLYMTHTQDPAHAIRLVELSKGRPLHLGHTTAAGCGTHMDAAEGMKTVIDLCKNENITGEFVTTMLRPGGGSREGLILPKKSQELSYEALEKGIVDVLISDGQNDATMKGFGDTRDNIPAILELAEMGVLKLSKSVATMTSNPAKLIAEKTGNDWWTEKIGHLGKGALANITVINMDVKSAVYTMVNGEVVGFENRAVRRGSGAGGFVSKFGMVKRVGVGDLVMFSHKR; encoded by the coding sequence ATGTATAAAACAAAAGTAGGAATGTTAAAAGATGTATTGGCTTCAGTTAAAGAAAATAATTTATCAGATCCTTTTAAGGATTTAGAAAAGACAGGAAGAATCATATTAAAAGGTGGATTAGTAGTAGATCCTAAAAATAATGTAGAAGAAGTACTGGATATTGCTGTATTGAATGATGAAATCGTTGAAGTAGGAAAGGATATCTATGTAGAAAAAGGCGACATGGTAATAAATTGTGAGGGATTACTAGTAACTCCAGGAATAGTTGATATGCATCTTCATCTAGGAGACTTATTTGAAATAAGTACAGATCCTATGTATGGTGCAGTAGCAAATGGAGTGACTATGGGACTTTCTCCAGGAGCAGGAAATACATTTATGGCACCAGCATTATTAGGAGCTGAAGTAGATAGGGGCTTACCAGTAAATATTGGAGTATATCAAGGTGCGGCAAGCGTATTATCCACTATGTTATCAGTGGAAGAGTTAATCAAGTTATATAAAGGTGAATTAGATGAAGAGACTGCATCATCAAGGATGACTAGAAATGCAATTACAAATACTACGGCACCATTAGTAGTAGGTATAAAGGATCATATGGGTCACTTTATAATGCCTGATGAAAATATAGATAAGATATTTGAAATAACTTCAAAAGCTAAATTACTATATATGACTCATACTCAAGATCCAGCCCATGCAATTAGATTAGTAGAACTATCTAAAGGAAGACCTCTTCACTTAGGACATACAACAGCTGCTGGATGTGGTACGCATATGGATGCAGCAGAGGGTATGAAAACTGTAATAGATTTATGTAAAAACGAAAATATAACTGGAGAGTTTGTAACTACTATGTTAAGACCAGGTGGTGGAAGTAGAGAGGGACTTATCCTACCTAAGAAATCTCAAGAACTTTCCTATGAGGCATTAGAAAAAGGAATAGTAGATGTATTAATATCCGATGGACAAAATGATGCTACAATGAAAGGATTTGGAGATACAAGAGACAATATCCCTGCCATATTAGAATTAGCAGAAATGGGAGTTTTAAAATTAAGCAAATCAGTAGCTACTATGACTTCTAATCCAGCAAAATTAATTGCTGAGAAGACAGGCAATGACTGGTGGACTGAAAAGATAGGACATTTAGGAAAAGGTGCTTTAGCTAATATAACTGTAATAAATATGGATGTAAAGTCAGCGGTTTATACTATGGTAAATGGAGAAGTAGTAGGTTTTGAAAATAGAGCAGTAAGACGTGGAAGCGGAGCAGGAGGATTTGTAAGTAAATTTGGTATGGTTAAGAGGGTTGGAGTAGGAGACTTAGTAATGTTTTCACATAAGAGATAA